A DNA window from Helianthus annuus cultivar XRQ/B chromosome 15, HanXRQr2.0-SUNRISE, whole genome shotgun sequence contains the following coding sequences:
- the LOC110913420 gene encoding uncharacterized mitochondrial protein AtMg00810-like, with the protein MVYTPNGLFFSQTKYDHDIVDRVGLLDCKPTHTPLSPNASFVKDGVPYKDPSVYRSLVGALQYLTITGPHISYAVNQVSKFLQHPTIEHFTNVKRIIRYVKEIVTFGLMFSCPTQISIAGYSDAYWARCLNTRRSTFGYSIFLGENLVSWSAKSNP; encoded by the coding sequence ATGGTTTACACACCAAATGGGTTATTTTTTAGCCAAACTAAATATGATCATGATATTGTGGATCGTGTCGGCCTTCTCGATTGTAAACCCACTCATACTCCGTTATCCCCTAATGCTTCGTTTGTCAAAGATGGGGTTCCTTATAAGGATCCATCTGTGTATCGATCCCTAGTTGGTGCTCTACAGTACCTTACCATCACCGGACCACACATCTCATATGCAGTAAATCAAGTGAGTAAGTTCTTACAACATCCTACCATTGAGCACTTCACTAATGTTAAACGCATAATTCGATATGTCAAAGAGATAGTCACCTTTGGACTTATGTTCTCTTGTCCCACTCAAATCAGTATTGCTGGTTACTCTGATGCTTACTGGGCCAGATGCCTAAACACGAGACGCTCCACCTTTGGTTACTCTATTTTCCTAGGAGAGAATCTTGTCTCTTGGAGTGCTAAAAGCAATCCATAG